One part of the Lachnospiraceae bacterium JLR.KK002 genome encodes these proteins:
- a CDS encoding HAMP domain-containing sensor histidine kinase: MRNEKQIKQVILHRFFRKMLGAGSVCMGLLVLLLFLGKTICDAYIWYGTEGFYPMLHWISENQGIFVCVMFLAGLLIIGIVYWIKLLNYFQEVLGAMEHLTEESGPIQLRGELREVEQYMNQVQRQNQKNRELAREAEQRKNDLIVYLAHDLKTPLTSVIGYLTLLREEREISPELQEKYLSVSLEKAERLETLINEFFEITRFNLTHLELETSTISLKLLLEQTVFEFHPIFQEKNLTCRLTVEPEDLKITCDSEKLQRVFDNLLRNAVLYSYEDTEIRLRAESSEDRVYIQVENRGATIPEEKLERVFEQFYRLDSARQSKGGGAGLGLAIAREIVRLHKGSIKAESQQERTVFTVELPLAAASG; this comes from the coding sequence TTGAGAAATGAAAAACAGATTAAACAGGTCATTCTCCATCGGTTTTTCCGGAAAATGCTGGGGGCAGGTTCTGTCTGCATGGGCCTGCTGGTGCTTCTGCTTTTTCTGGGAAAAACCATATGCGATGCTTATATATGGTACGGAACGGAAGGGTTTTATCCGATGCTTCACTGGATTTCGGAAAATCAGGGAATTTTCGTATGCGTGATGTTTCTGGCGGGGCTCCTGATTATCGGTATTGTTTACTGGATAAAACTGCTGAATTATTTTCAGGAAGTGCTGGGAGCCATGGAGCATCTCACGGAAGAATCCGGACCGATTCAGCTTCGGGGAGAACTTCGGGAAGTGGAACAGTATATGAATCAGGTACAGCGCCAGAATCAGAAAAACCGGGAGCTGGCCAGGGAGGCGGAGCAGCGGAAAAATGACCTGATTGTCTATCTGGCCCATGATCTGAAAACTCCCCTTACCTCCGTTATTGGTTACCTTACCCTGCTGCGTGAGGAGCGGGAGATTTCTCCGGAGCTTCAGGAGAAATACCTGTCTGTTTCTCTGGAAAAGGCGGAGCGGCTGGAAACTCTGATCAATGAATTTTTTGAGATTACCAGATTTAACCTGACCCATCTGGAACTGGAAACCTCCACCATATCACTGAAACTGCTGCTGGAACAGACGGTATTTGAATTTCATCCGATATTTCAGGAAAAAAATCTCACCTGCAGGCTGACGGTGGAGCCGGAAGACCTGAAAATTACCTGCGATTCGGAAAAGCTGCAGCGGGTTTTTGACAACCTGCTGCGGAATGCAGTGCTTTACAGCTATGAGGATACGGAGATTCGGCTGCGGGCAGAATCATCGGAAGACCGGGTGTACATTCAGGTGGAAAACAGAGGCGCCACCATTCCGGAAGAAAAGCTGGAACGGGTGTTTGAACAGTTTTACCGGCTGGACAGCGCAAGACAGAGCAAAGGAGGCGGCGCCGGGCTGGGCCTTGCCATTGCCAGAGAAATTGTCCGGCTGCACAAGGGCAGTATAAAAGCGGAGAGCCAGCAGGAACGGACAGTATTTACCGTAGAACTGCCTCTGGCTGCAGCTTCCGGATGA
- the vanR gene encoding VanR-ABDEGLN family response regulator transcription factor, with translation MSERILVVDDETEVADLLELYLEHEGYEILKYYRGQEALACVEQEHVDLAVLDLMLPDVDGLRLCQEIRKRYYFPIIMLTARVEDVDKINGLMLGADDYITKPFNPLEVVARVKTQLRRYHRYNEQEAGKAPEENQDELDIRGLIMNRRNHRCSLYGKNLELTPLEFEILWYLCRHQGEVVSSEELFEAVWKEKYLDNNNTVMAHIGRIREKMQDSYRNQKFIKTVWGVGYTIEK, from the coding sequence ATGTCGGAACGTATCCTGGTGGTAGATGATGAAACAGAGGTGGCGGATTTGCTGGAGCTGTATCTGGAACATGAGGGATATGAGATTCTGAAATATTATCGAGGGCAGGAAGCGCTGGCCTGTGTGGAGCAGGAGCATGTGGATTTGGCTGTTCTGGATTTGATGCTGCCCGATGTGGACGGCCTTCGCCTCTGTCAGGAAATCCGGAAACGGTATTATTTTCCCATCATTATGCTGACTGCCAGGGTGGAAGACGTGGATAAAATCAACGGTCTGATGCTGGGCGCCGATGATTATATCACCAAGCCTTTCAATCCGCTGGAGGTGGTGGCGCGGGTAAAAACCCAGCTGCGCCGGTACCACCGTTACAATGAACAGGAAGCCGGAAAGGCGCCGGAGGAAAATCAGGACGAACTGGATATCCGGGGACTGATTATGAACAGACGGAATCACCGCTGTTCTCTCTATGGAAAGAATCTGGAACTGACGCCGCTGGAATTTGAAATTCTCTGGTATCTCTGCCGCCATCAGGGAGAGGTGGTTTCCTCTGAAGAACTGTTTGAGGCGGTCTGGAAAGAGAAATATCTGGACAATAACAACACCGTTATGGCCCATATCGGCAGAATACGGGAGAAAATGCAGGATTCTTACCGGAATCAGAAGTTTATAAAAACGGTCTGGGGGGTTGGCTATACCATTGAGAAATGA